The following proteins are co-located in the Pseudomonas fluorescens genome:
- a CDS encoding aldehyde dehydrogenase family protein, with protein sequence MSQAKRFENYINGEWVAGSDYCTNINPSELSDVIGEYAKADVAQVNAAIDAARAAFPAWSTSGIQARHDALDKVGSEILARREELGTLLAREEGKTLPEAIGEVTRAGNIFKFFAGECLRLSGDYVPSVRPGVNVEVTREALGVVGLITPWNFPIAIPAWKIAPALAYGNCVVIKPAELVPGCAWALAEIISRAGFPAGVFNLVMGSGRVVGDVLVNSPKVDGISFTGSVGVGRQIAVSCVSRQAKVQLEMGGKNPQIILDDADLKQAVELSVQSAFYSTGQRCTASSRLIVTAGIHDQFVAAMAERMQSIKVGHALKSGTDIGPVVSQAQLDQDMKYIDIGQSEGARLVSGGGLVTCDTEGYYLAPTLFADSEAAMRISREEIFGPVANVVRVADYEAALAMANDTEFGLSAGIATTSLKYANHFKRHSQAGMVMVNLPTAGVDYHVPFGGRKGSSYGSREQGRYAQEFYTVVKTSYIGS encoded by the coding sequence GTGTCCCAAGCCAAACGTTTTGAAAACTACATCAACGGCGAGTGGGTGGCCGGTTCCGACTACTGCACCAACATCAACCCGTCGGAGTTGTCCGATGTCATCGGCGAATACGCCAAGGCTGACGTCGCTCAAGTCAACGCCGCCATCGACGCCGCCCGTGCCGCCTTTCCGGCCTGGTCGACTTCCGGCATCCAGGCGCGCCACGACGCCCTCGACAAAGTCGGCAGCGAAATCCTCGCCCGCCGTGAAGAACTCGGCACCCTGCTGGCTCGGGAAGAGGGCAAGACCCTGCCCGAAGCCATTGGCGAAGTGACGCGCGCCGGTAACATCTTCAAGTTTTTCGCCGGTGAATGCCTGCGCCTGTCCGGTGACTACGTGCCGTCGGTGCGCCCGGGCGTCAACGTTGAAGTGACCCGCGAAGCCCTCGGTGTGGTCGGCTTGATTACCCCGTGGAACTTCCCGATTGCGATTCCCGCCTGGAAAATCGCCCCGGCCCTGGCCTATGGCAACTGCGTGGTGATCAAGCCGGCTGAATTGGTTCCGGGTTGCGCCTGGGCCCTGGCCGAAATCATCTCCCGCGCCGGCTTCCCCGCCGGTGTGTTCAACCTGGTGATGGGCAGTGGCCGTGTGGTCGGCGACGTATTGGTCAACAGCCCGAAAGTCGACGGCATCAGCTTTACCGGTTCGGTCGGCGTGGGGCGTCAGATCGCCGTCAGCTGTGTATCGCGCCAGGCCAAAGTGCAGTTGGAAATGGGCGGTAAAAACCCGCAGATCATCCTCGATGACGCCGACCTCAAGCAGGCCGTCGAGCTGTCGGTACAGAGCGCGTTCTACTCAACCGGCCAGCGTTGCACCGCCTCAAGCCGCTTGATTGTCACTGCGGGTATCCACGACCAGTTCGTCGCGGCCATGGCCGAGCGCATGCAGTCGATCAAGGTCGGCCACGCGCTGAAAAGCGGTACCGATATTGGCCCGGTGGTCTCCCAGGCTCAGCTGGATCAGGACATGAAATACATCGACATCGGCCAAAGCGAAGGTGCGCGGCTGGTCAGCGGTGGCGGCCTGGTCACCTGCGACACCGAGGGCTACTACCTGGCGCCGACGCTGTTTGCCGACAGCGAAGCCGCCATGCGGATCAGCCGCGAAGAGATCTTTGGCCCCGTGGCCAACGTGGTGCGCGTGGCGGATTACGAAGCGGCGCTGGCCATGGCCAATGACACCGAGTTCGGTTTGTCGGCGGGGATTGCCACCACCTCGCTGAAGTACGCCAACCACTTCAAGCGCCACTCCCAGGCCGGGATGGTGATGGTCAACCTGCCGACCGCCGGTGTGGACTACCACGTGCCGTTCGGTGGGCGTAAGGGTTCATCCTATGGTTCGCGTGAGCAAGGTCGCTATGCGCAAGAGTTCTACACCGTGGTGAAAACCAGCTACATCGGTTCGTAA
- a CDS encoding glutathione S-transferase N-terminal domain-containing protein, whose protein sequence is MGVTNRLACYSDPADHYSHRVRIVLAEKGVSAEIISVEAGRHPPKLIEVNPYGSLPTLVDRDLALWESTVVMEYLDERYPHPPLLPVYPVARANSRLLIHRIQRDWCGLVDVILDTRSKEAVRVQARKELRESLTGVSPLFADKPFFLSEEQSLVDCCLLPILWRLPILGIELPRPAKPLLDYMERQFAREAFQASLSGVERDMR, encoded by the coding sequence ATGGGCGTGACCAATCGGTTGGCCTGTTACTCCGACCCCGCCGACCACTATTCCCACCGAGTACGCATCGTGCTCGCAGAGAAGGGTGTCAGCGCCGAGATCATCAGTGTGGAGGCAGGACGTCATCCGCCGAAACTGATCGAAGTGAACCCTTACGGCAGCTTGCCCACCCTGGTCGATCGTGACCTGGCGTTGTGGGAGTCAACCGTGGTGATGGAATACCTGGATGAGCGTTACCCGCATCCACCTTTGTTGCCGGTGTATCCGGTGGCGCGTGCCAACAGTCGCCTGCTGATCCATCGGATCCAGCGTGACTGGTGTGGGCTGGTGGATGTGATTCTGGATACACGCAGTAAAGAAGCCGTTCGGGTGCAGGCGCGTAAGGAATTACGCGAGAGCCTGACGGGTGTTTCGCCGCTGTTCGCCGACAAACCTTTTTTCCTCAGCGAGGAACAAAGCTTGGTGGATTGCTGCCTATTACCCATACTCTGGCGCTTGCCGATCCTGGGCATTGAACTGCCACGGCCGGCCAAGCCGTTGCTTGATTACATGGAGCGCCAGTTTGCGCGTGAGGCTTTCCAGGCAAGTCTGTCTGGTGTCGAACGCGACATGCGCTAA
- the rpsI gene encoding 30S ribosomal protein S9, translating to MSATQNYGTGRRKTATARVFLRPGTGNISINNRTLDNFFGRETARMVVRQPLELTETVEKFDIYVTVIGGGVSGQAGAIRHGITRALMQYDETLRGALRKAGFVTRDAREVERKKVGLRKARKRPQYSKR from the coding sequence ATGTCGGCGACTCAAAATTACGGCACTGGCCGTCGCAAAACCGCAACCGCACGCGTTTTCCTGCGTCCGGGCACTGGTAACATCTCGATCAACAACCGCACTCTGGACAACTTCTTCGGTCGCGAAACTGCCCGCATGGTAGTTCGTCAGCCGCTGGAATTGACCGAGACCGTTGAAAAGTTCGACATCTACGTCACCGTTATCGGTGGCGGTGTAAGTGGTCAAGCTGGCGCAATCCGCCACGGTATCACTCGCGCTCTGATGCAGTACGACGAAACCCTGCGTGGCGCTCTGCGCAAAGCTGGCTTCGTAACTCGCGATGCTCGTGAAGTTGAACGTAAGAAAGTCGGTCTGCGTAAAGCGCGTAAGCGTCCGCAGTACTCGAAGCGTTAA
- the rplM gene encoding 50S ribosomal protein L13 translates to MTTFTAKPETVQRDWFVVDAAGQTLGRLATEVASRLRGKHKPEYTPHVDTGDYIVIINAEQVRVTGNKAQDKMYYRHSGFPGGIKSSNFEGLISKKPEAPIEIAVKGMLPKGPLGRDMFRKLKVYAGAVHPHAAQQPQELKF, encoded by the coding sequence ATGACAACTTTTACTGCAAAACCGGAAACAGTTCAGCGCGACTGGTTTGTCGTCGACGCCGCTGGTCAGACCCTGGGTCGTCTGGCCACTGAAGTCGCCAGCCGTCTGCGTGGCAAGCACAAGCCTGAATACACCCCTCACGTTGATACCGGTGACTACATCGTAATCATCAACGCTGAGCAGGTACGTGTTACCGGCAACAAAGCGCAAGACAAAATGTACTACCGTCACTCCGGTTTCCCAGGCGGTATCAAGTCTTCCAACTTTGAAGGCCTGATTTCCAAGAAGCCTGAAGCCCCGATCGAAATCGCGGTCAAAGGCATGCTGCCGAAGGGCCCACTGGGTCGCGATATGTTTCGCAAGCTGAAAGTCTATGCGGGCGCTGTACACCCTCATGCTGCTCAGCAGCCCCAAGAACTGAAGTTTTAA
- a CDS encoding cytochrome c1 produces the protein MKKLFVALMLAALPLLSFAAEHGPELEKVDIDVSDKAAMQDGLRTFTNYCMGCHSAKFQRYERVADDLGIPHDVMLSHSVFTGAKIGDHMSIGMQPADAKVWFGAAPPDLTLVARVRGTDWLYGYLKSFYEDPARPYGVNNKIFPNVGMPNVLVGLQGRQVVGCKQVQVVEDGKKQYDPLTGTPLTHEACDQLTIVPKTGTLNEEQFDEKVKNLVTFLAYSANPVKLQHQRIGTYVLLYLAFFFVFAYLLKREYWKDVH, from the coding sequence ATGAAAAAGTTATTTGTTGCTTTGATGCTTGCGGCGCTGCCGCTACTGTCCTTCGCGGCCGAGCACGGCCCGGAGCTGGAAAAAGTCGACATCGACGTGTCCGACAAGGCCGCCATGCAGGATGGGCTGCGTACCTTCACCAACTACTGCATGGGCTGCCACAGCGCCAAGTTCCAGCGTTACGAGCGTGTCGCCGATGACCTGGGGATCCCGCATGACGTGATGCTCAGCCACTCGGTGTTCACCGGCGCGAAAATCGGCGACCACATGAGCATCGGTATGCAGCCGGCCGACGCCAAGGTCTGGTTCGGTGCAGCACCGCCCGACCTGACCCTGGTGGCGCGCGTGCGCGGCACCGATTGGCTCTACGGTTACCTGAAATCCTTCTACGAAGACCCGGCGCGTCCTTATGGCGTGAACAACAAAATCTTCCCGAACGTCGGCATGCCCAACGTTCTGGTCGGCCTGCAGGGTCGCCAAGTGGTAGGATGCAAGCAGGTTCAGGTCGTTGAAGACGGCAAGAAGCAATATGATCCGTTGACTGGCACGCCTCTGACACATGAAGCGTGCGACCAACTGACCATCGTGCCCAAGACCGGTACGCTGAACGAAGAGCAGTTCGACGAGAAGGTCAAGAATCTGGTGACCTTCCTGGCCTACTCGGCCAACCCGGTCAAACTGCAACATCAGCGCATTGGTACTTATGTGTTGCTGTACCTGGCCTTCTTCTTCGTATTCGCCTATCTGCTCAAACGCGAATACTGGAAGGATGTGCATTGA
- a CDS encoding FadR/GntR family transcriptional regulator: MENANTAPRLPRKRRSLAQELVTVLSEQIRDGQLKRGDKLPTESAIMEAHGVSRTVVREAISRLQAAGQVETRHGIGTFVLDTPSPSGFRIDPATVVTLRDVLAILELRISLEVESAGLAALRRSDAQLAAMRAALDALNESAAHAGDAVASDFAFHLEIALSTGNRYFTDIMTHLGTSIIPRTRLNSARLAHDDQQHYMGRLSREHEEIYEAIARQDSDAARAAMRLHLTNSRERLRHAHEEAEAQRG, translated from the coding sequence ATGGAAAACGCCAACACCGCTCCTCGTCTTCCCCGCAAGCGCCGCAGCCTTGCCCAGGAATTGGTCACGGTGTTGTCCGAGCAAATCCGCGACGGCCAACTCAAACGCGGCGATAAGTTGCCCACTGAGTCGGCAATCATGGAGGCCCATGGCGTCAGCCGCACGGTCGTGCGTGAAGCCATCTCACGTTTGCAGGCGGCGGGGCAGGTGGAAACCCGTCACGGTATCGGCACCTTTGTGTTGGACACGCCAAGCCCCAGCGGCTTCCGGATTGATCCGGCCACGGTGGTGACCTTGCGTGATGTGCTGGCGATTCTGGAGTTGCGTATCAGCCTGGAAGTGGAGTCTGCCGGCCTTGCTGCATTGCGTCGCAGCGATGCACAACTGGCGGCCATGCGTGCGGCACTCGACGCCCTGAATGAAAGCGCGGCCCACGCAGGCGATGCGGTGGCATCGGATTTTGCGTTCCACCTGGAAATTGCACTGTCCACCGGCAACCGCTACTTCACCGACATCATGACCCACCTGGGCACCAGCATCATTCCGCGTACGCGCCTGAATTCGGCGCGTCTGGCCCATGATGACCAGCAGCACTACATGGGCCGCCTGAGCCGCGAACACGAAGAAATTTATGAGGCGATTGCCCGCCAGGATTCGGACGCGGCACGGGCGGCCATGCGCTTGCACCTGACCAACAGCCGCGAGCGGCTGCGCCATGCCCATGAAGAGGCGGAGGCGCAGCGCGGTTAA
- the garD gene encoding galactarate dehydratase, protein MQLIEHADSPRSIRLHERDNVVIVVNDQGVPAGTEFPDGLVTVDFIPQSHKVTLEDIPEGGQIIRYGQTIGYALAPIPRGSWVQEDQLRMPTAPPLDSLPLSTEVPDTQAPLEGFTFEGYRNADGTVGTRNILGITTTVQCVTGVLDHAVKRIKDELLPKYPNVDDVVALTHSYGCGVAITATDAYIPIRTVRNLARNPNLGGEALVISLGCEKLQAGQVMHDNDSSVDLSEPWLYRLQDSSHGFTEMIEQIMALAEVRLKKLDQRRRETVPASELILGMQCGGSDAFSGITANPALGYASDLLLRAGATVMFSEVTEVRDAIYLLTSRAESKEVAQALVREMDWYDRYLAKGEADRSANTTPGNKKGGLSNIVEKSLGSIVKSGSSAINGVLGPGERFNGKGLIFCATPASDFVCGTLQLAAGMNLHVFTTGRGTPYGLAMAPVVKVSTRTELAQRWPDLIDIDAGRIATGRATIEELGWELFHFYLDVASGKKQTWAEQHKLHNDITLFNPAPIT, encoded by the coding sequence ATGCAGTTGATTGAACATGCCGACTCGCCGCGCTCGATCCGTTTGCACGAGCGTGACAACGTGGTGATCGTGGTCAACGACCAGGGCGTACCGGCCGGGACCGAGTTTCCGGACGGCCTGGTGACCGTGGATTTCATCCCGCAGAGCCACAAGGTGACGCTGGAAGATATCCCTGAGGGCGGTCAGATTATTCGCTATGGCCAGACCATCGGTTACGCCCTGGCGCCGATTCCGCGGGGCAGTTGGGTGCAGGAAGACCAACTGCGCATGCCCACCGCGCCACCGCTGGACAGCTTGCCGCTGTCCACTGAAGTGCCTGACACCCAGGCGCCATTGGAAGGCTTTACCTTCGAGGGCTATCGCAACGCCGACGGCACCGTGGGCACACGCAATATTCTCGGTATCACCACCACCGTGCAGTGCGTTACCGGCGTGCTGGACCATGCGGTCAAGCGTATCAAGGACGAATTGCTGCCCAAGTACCCGAACGTCGATGACGTGGTGGCGCTGACCCACAGTTACGGCTGCGGCGTGGCGATCACCGCAACGGATGCGTATATCCCGATCCGCACTGTGCGCAACCTGGCGCGTAATCCGAACCTGGGGGGCGAGGCTTTGGTCATCAGCCTGGGCTGCGAGAAATTGCAGGCCGGGCAGGTGATGCACGACAACGACAGCTCGGTCGACCTTAGCGAGCCCTGGCTGTATCGGCTGCAGGATTCCAGCCACGGCTTTACCGAGATGATCGAGCAGATCATGGCGCTGGCCGAGGTCCGTTTGAAAAAACTCGACCAGCGCCGCCGTGAAACCGTGCCTGCGTCGGAACTGATCCTGGGCATGCAATGTGGTGGCAGCGATGCGTTTTCCGGCATCACTGCCAACCCGGCGTTGGGGTATGCCTCGGATCTGCTGCTGCGGGCCGGGGCGACCGTGATGTTTTCCGAAGTGACTGAAGTGCGTGATGCGATATATCTGCTGACGTCCCGTGCTGAAAGCAAAGAAGTTGCCCAGGCGCTTGTAAGAGAAATGGACTGGTACGACCGTTACCTGGCCAAGGGCGAGGCGGACCGCAGTGCCAACACCACGCCGGGCAACAAAAAGGGTGGCTTGTCGAATATCGTCGAGAAGTCCTTGGGCTCCATCGTCAAATCCGGCAGCAGCGCGATCAATGGCGTGCTCGGCCCGGGCGAGCGGTTCAACGGCAAGGGCCTGATTTTTTGCGCGACGCCGGCCAGTGACTTTGTGTGCGGCACCTTGCAACTGGCGGCCGGGATGAACCTGCATGTGTTCACCACCGGGCGTGGCACGCCTTACGGGCTGGCGATGGCGCCGGTGGTGAAGGTCTCGACGCGTACGGAATTGGCTCAGCGCTGGCCGGACCTGATCGATATTGACGCCGGGCGCATTGCCACCGGGCGTGCGACGATCGAGGAGTTGGGATGGGAGTTGTTCCACTTCTACCTGGACGTGGCCAGCGGCAAGAAGCAGACGTGGGCCGAGCAGCACAAGCTGCATAACGACATTACGTTGTTCAACCCGGCGCCCATTACCTGA
- a CDS encoding ClpXP protease specificity-enhancing factor, with amino-acid sequence MNSSRPYLVRALYEWIVDNDCTPHMLVNSEFPKVDVPQGFASDGQIVLNVSPSAVRHLHMDNEAVSFEGRFGGVPHTLFVPIGAILGIYARENGQGMVFDLESPFEDDEAIEGDDGDDLPPPDSEPPRPSGRPSLKVVK; translated from the coding sequence ATGAACTCCAGTCGACCCTATTTGGTCCGCGCGCTCTATGAGTGGATTGTGGACAACGATTGCACCCCGCACATGCTGGTCAACTCTGAATTTCCCAAGGTTGACGTGCCGCAGGGTTTTGCCAGTGATGGGCAGATCGTGCTGAACGTATCACCCAGTGCTGTGCGCCACCTGCACATGGACAACGAAGCGGTAAGCTTCGAAGGGCGTTTTGGCGGCGTGCCGCATACGCTGTTCGTGCCGATTGGCGCAATCCTCGGGATCTATGCCCGTGAGAATGGCCAAGGCATGGTGTTCGATCTGGAGTCGCCTTTCGAGGACGATGAAGCGATCGAAGGTGACGACGGTGACGATCTGCCACCGCCGGACTCCGAGCCTCCGCGTCCAAGCGGCCGGCCGAGCTTGAAAGTGGTGAAGTAA
- the kdgD gene encoding 5-dehydro-4-deoxyglucarate dehydratase — MNPQELKSILSHGLLSFPVTDFNAQGDFHPAGYIKRLEWLAPYGATALFAAGGTGEFFSLAASEYSQVVKTAVDTCATSVPILAGVGGATRQAIEYAQEAERLGAKGLLLLPHYLTEASQDGVAAHVEAVCKSVKIGVVVYNRNVCRLTAPLLERLAERCPNLIGYKDGLGDIELMVSIRRRLGDRFSYLGGLPTAEVYAAAYKALGVPVYSSAVFNFIPKTAMDFYHAIAKDDHATVAKIIDNFFLPYLDIRNRKAGYAVSIVKAGAKIAGYDAGPVRTPLTDLLPEEYEALAALIDKQGPQ; from the coding sequence ATGAATCCACAAGAACTGAAGTCCATCCTCTCCCACGGTCTGCTGTCTTTCCCCGTGACCGATTTCAATGCGCAGGGTGATTTCCACCCGGCGGGCTACATCAAGCGTCTGGAGTGGCTGGCCCCTTACGGCGCTACTGCCTTGTTCGCCGCCGGCGGCACCGGTGAGTTTTTCTCCCTCGCCGCGAGTGAATATTCCCAAGTGGTGAAGACCGCCGTTGATACCTGTGCCACCAGCGTGCCAATCCTCGCCGGTGTCGGCGGTGCGACTCGCCAGGCTATCGAGTACGCCCAAGAAGCCGAACGCCTTGGCGCCAAGGGCTTGTTGCTGTTGCCACACTATTTGACCGAAGCCAGCCAGGACGGCGTTGCCGCCCACGTGGAAGCAGTGTGCAAGTCGGTCAAAATTGGCGTGGTGGTTTACAACCGCAACGTCTGCCGCCTGACCGCGCCATTGCTGGAACGCCTGGCTGAACGCTGCCCGAACCTGATCGGCTACAAGGACGGCCTGGGTGATATCGAGTTGATGGTGTCGATTCGTCGTCGCCTTGGCGACCGTTTCAGCTACCTCGGCGGCCTGCCGACTGCAGAGGTTTACGCTGCTGCCTACAAGGCCCTGGGCGTGCCGGTGTACTCCTCGGCGGTGTTCAACTTCATCCCGAAAACCGCGATGGACTTCTACCACGCGATTGCCAAGGACGATCACGCCACCGTCGCCAAGATCATCGACAACTTCTTCCTGCCTTACCTCGATATCCGTAACCGTAAAGCCGGCTATGCCGTGAGCATCGTCAAGGCGGGTGCGAAAATCGCCGGCTACGACGCAGGCCCGGTGCGCACGCCGCTTACCGACCTGCTGCCGGAAGAGTACGAAGCCCTGGCCGCGCTGATCGACAAGCAAGGTCCGCAGTAA
- the petA gene encoding ubiquinol-cytochrome c reductase iron-sulfur subunit, which yields MSNDGVNAGRRRFLVAATSVVGAAGAVGAAVPFVGSWFPSAKAKAAGAPVKVNVSKIDPGQQMIAEWRGQPVFIVRRTEEILGNLKKIEGQLSDPDSKNSEQPAYVDKEIRSIKPEILLLIGICTHLGCSPTFRPEVAPADLGKDWVGGYFCPCHGSHYDLAGRVYKSQPAPLNLPVPPHHYETDSVIVIGVDEGEKA from the coding sequence ATGAGCAATGACGGCGTGAATGCAGGCCGGCGTCGCTTCTTGGTAGCAGCCACATCCGTGGTGGGTGCTGCAGGAGCGGTGGGGGCTGCGGTCCCGTTCGTGGGGTCATGGTTTCCCAGTGCCAAGGCGAAAGCCGCAGGTGCACCGGTGAAGGTGAATGTCAGCAAGATCGACCCAGGCCAGCAGATGATTGCTGAGTGGCGCGGTCAGCCGGTCTTCATCGTTCGTCGTACTGAGGAAATCCTGGGGAATCTGAAGAAAATCGAAGGTCAGCTGTCTGACCCCGACTCCAAGAATTCCGAGCAACCCGCCTACGTTGATAAGGAAATCCGTTCGATCAAGCCAGAGATTCTGCTGCTGATCGGTATCTGCACCCACCTGGGTTGCTCGCCTACCTTCCGCCCTGAAGTTGCCCCTGCCGACCTGGGCAAAGACTGGGTGGGTGGCTACTTCTGCCCTTGCCACGGTTCCCACTACGACCTGGCCGGCCGCGTCTACAAGTCACAACCCGCACCACTGAACCTGCCAGTTCCGCCACATCACTACGAGACTGACAGTGTCATTGTCATTGGCGTCGACGAGGGGGAGAAAGCCTGA
- a CDS encoding cytochrome b, with translation MSKFMDWVDARFPATKMWEDHLSKYYAPKNFNFFYFFGSLALLVLVNQIVTGVWLTMSYTPSAEEAFASVEYIMRDVEYGSILRLLHSTGASAFFIVVYMHMFRGLLYGSYQKPRELVWVFGMLIYLALMAEAFMGYLLPWGQMSYWGAQVIISLFGAIPVIGNDLTQWIRGDYLISGITLNRFFALHVVALPIVILGLVVLHILALHEVGSNNPDGVDIKKHKDENGIPLDGIPFHPYYTVKDIVGVVVFLFIFCSIVFFFPEMGGYFLEKPNFEQANAFKTPEHIAPVWYFTPFYAILRAIPDKLMGVMAMGASIAMLFVLPWLDRSPVKSMRYKGWLSKIWLWVFCIAFVILGVLGVLAPTPERTLLSQVCTFLYFAYFILMPFYTRLEKTKPVPERVTG, from the coding sequence ATGAGCAAGTTCATGGATTGGGTGGATGCGCGCTTCCCCGCGACTAAAATGTGGGAAGACCATCTCAGCAAATATTACGCACCAAAAAACTTCAACTTCTTCTACTTCTTCGGCTCGCTGGCGCTGTTGGTGCTGGTTAACCAAATCGTCACTGGCGTCTGGCTGACGATGAGCTACACCCCGTCGGCGGAAGAGGCGTTCGCCTCCGTCGAGTACATCATGCGTGATGTCGAGTACGGCTCGATCCTGCGCCTGCTGCACTCCACCGGCGCTTCGGCGTTCTTCATCGTCGTCTACATGCACATGTTCCGTGGCCTGCTGTACGGCTCTTACCAGAAGCCTCGCGAGCTGGTGTGGGTGTTCGGCATGTTGATCTACCTGGCGCTGATGGCCGAGGCTTTCATGGGCTACCTGCTGCCGTGGGGGCAGATGTCGTACTGGGGCGCCCAGGTGATCATCTCGCTGTTTGGTGCGATTCCGGTGATCGGCAATGACCTGACCCAGTGGATCCGGGGTGACTACCTGATCTCCGGCATCACCCTGAACCGCTTCTTTGCCTTGCACGTCGTGGCCCTGCCGATTGTGATTCTGGGCCTGGTTGTGTTGCACATCCTGGCGCTGCACGAAGTGGGTTCGAACAACCCGGACGGCGTGGACATCAAGAAGCATAAAGACGAAAACGGCATCCCGTTGGACGGCATTCCGTTCCACCCGTACTACACCGTGAAAGACATTGTCGGCGTCGTCGTCTTCCTGTTTATCTTCTGCTCGATCGTGTTCTTTTTCCCGGAAATGGGTGGTTATTTCCTGGAGAAGCCGAACTTTGAACAAGCCAACGCCTTCAAGACACCTGAGCACATTGCGCCGGTCTGGTACTTCACGCCGTTCTACGCGATCTTGCGTGCGATTCCCGACAAGCTCATGGGCGTGATGGCAATGGGTGCATCGATCGCCATGCTATTCGTCTTGCCGTGGCTCGACCGAAGCCCGGTCAAGTCCATGCGCTACAAGGGCTGGCTGAGCAAGATCTGGCTGTGGGTGTTCTGCATTGCGTTCGTGATCCTGGGTGTATTGGGCGTATTGGCGCCGACGCCTGAGCGCACGTTGCTGTCGCAGGTTTGCACCTTCCTGTACTTCGCCTACTTCATTCTGATGCCGTTCTACACCCGGCTCGAGAAGACCAAACCGGTTCCGGAAAGGGTGACTGGCTGA
- a CDS encoding MFS transporter produces MQATKPTHVRYLILLMLFLVTTINYADRATIAIAGSSLQKDLGIDAVTLGYIFSAFGWAYVAGQIPGGWLLDRFGSKKIYALSIFTWSLFTVLQGYVGEFGVSTAIVALFMLRFLVGLAEAPSFPGNARIVAAWFPTAERGTASAIFNSAQYFATVLFAPLMGWIVYTFGWQHVFIVMGGIGILFSLVWLKIIHSPRQHPMINEAELKHIAENGAMVDMDQDKGKGKKTDGPKWDYIRQLLTNRMMLGVYLGQYCINGITYFFLTWFPVYLVQDRGMTILKAGFIASLPAICGFIGGVLGGVISDYLLRKGHSLTFARKAPIIGGLLISSSIVACNYVDIEWMVVGFMALAFFGKGVGALGWAVVSDTSPKQIAGLSGGLFNMFGNLASISTPIVIGYIISTTGSFKWALVFVGANALVAVFSYLVIVGPIKRVVLKEPPSKGPELTKFTEAHS; encoded by the coding sequence ATGCAAGCGACCAAGCCGACCCACGTCCGCTATTTGATCCTGCTCATGCTGTTCCTGGTGACCACGATCAACTACGCCGACCGGGCTACTATCGCCATCGCCGGCTCCAGCCTGCAAAAAGACCTCGGTATCGACGCGGTCACCCTCGGTTACATCTTCTCCGCATTCGGTTGGGCCTACGTCGCCGGGCAAATCCCCGGTGGCTGGTTGCTGGACCGGTTCGGTTCGAAAAAAATCTATGCCCTGAGCATCTTCACCTGGTCGCTGTTCACCGTGCTGCAAGGTTATGTCGGTGAGTTCGGTGTCTCGACTGCCATCGTCGCGCTGTTCATGTTGCGCTTTCTGGTGGGCCTGGCTGAAGCACCCTCGTTTCCCGGAAATGCCCGTATTGTTGCGGCGTGGTTTCCTACGGCTGAGCGCGGCACTGCATCGGCGATCTTCAACTCGGCGCAATACTTCGCCACGGTGCTGTTTGCACCGTTGATGGGTTGGATCGTCTACACCTTTGGCTGGCAGCATGTGTTTATCGTGATGGGCGGTATCGGCATCCTGTTCTCGTTGGTCTGGCTGAAAATTATCCACAGCCCGCGCCAGCATCCGATGATCAACGAGGCTGAGCTCAAGCATATTGCTGAGAACGGTGCGATGGTCGATATGGACCAGGACAAGGGCAAGGGTAAGAAAACTGACGGGCCAAAGTGGGATTACATCCGCCAGTTGCTGACCAACCGCATGATGCTTGGCGTGTACCTCGGCCAATATTGCATCAATGGCATCACGTACTTCTTCCTGACCTGGTTTCCGGTGTACCTGGTGCAGGACCGCGGTATGACCATTCTGAAGGCCGGTTTCATTGCTTCGCTGCCAGCGATTTGTGGTTTTATCGGTGGGGTGCTGGGCGGCGTGATCTCCGACTACCTGCTGCGCAAGGGCCATTCGCTGACGTTTGCGCGCAAGGCGCCGATCATCGGTGGGTTGCTGATTTCCAGCAGCATCGTGGCCTGCAACTATGTCGACATCGAGTGGATGGTCGTGGGTTTTATGGCGTTGGCCTTCTTCGGCAAGGGCGTTGGCGCACTGGGTTGGGCGGTGGTGTCCGACACCTCGCCGAAACAAATCGCCGGCCTCAGTGGCGGCTTGTTCAACATGTTTGGCAACCTGGCGTCGATCAGTACGCCTATCGTGATCGGCTACATCATCAGCACCACCGGCTCGTTCAAGTGGGCGCTGGTGTTCGTCGGCGCCAACGCCTTGGTGGCGGTGTTCAGTTACCTGGTGATTGTCGGCCCGATCAAGCGTGTGGTGCTCAAAGAGCCACCCAGCAAAGGGCCTGAACTGACTAAATTCACCGAAGCGCACTCTTGA